One genomic region from Epinephelus fuscoguttatus linkage group LG6, E.fuscoguttatus.final_Chr_v1 encodes:
- the LOC125890130 gene encoding fructose-1,6-bisphosphatase 1-like, protein MSDQGVIDTNVVTVTRFVMEEGRRAKGTGELTRLLNSLCTAVKAISSAVRKAGIAHLFGIAGSTNVTGDQVKKLDILSNDLVINMIKSSFTSCVMVSEENERAIIIEPETRGKYIVCFDPLDGSSNIDCLVSIGTIFSIYKKTTDDEPSEKDALQPGTALVAAGYALYGSATMMVLSTGRGVNGFMLDPAIGEFILVDRDVKIKKRGKIYSVNEGYSKYFDPAVTEYLQKKKFPQDGTEPYNARYIGSMVADVHRTLMYGGIFLYPGNAKNREGKLRLLYEGNPMAFIMEQAGGMASTGYERILDIQPQSIHERSPVAMGSPDDVLEYIAICKKHAKK, encoded by the exons ATGTCCGACCAAGGAGTCATCGACACCAACGTGGTCACCGTGACCCGATTCGTTATGGAGGAGGGCAGGAGGGCGAAAGGCACCGGGGAGCTGACGAGGCTGCTGAACTCTCTGTGCACGGCGGTGAAGGCCATCTCCAGCGCTGTGCGTAAAGCTGGGATCGCTCATCT TTTTGGCATTGCCGGCAGCACCAACGTGACGGGGGACCAGGTGAAGAAGTTGGACATTCTTTCCAATGACCTGGTCATCAACATGATCAAGTCGTCTTTTACCTCCTGTGTGATGGTGTCTGAGGAGAACGAGCGAGCCATCATCATAGAGCCAGAGACGAGG gGCAAATACATTGTTTGCTTCGACCCTTTGGACGGCTCCTCCAACATCGACTGTCTGGTCTCCATTGGAACCATCTTTTCCATCTACAAAAAG ACCACAGATGATGAGCCCAGTGAGAAGGACGCTCTGCAGCCTGGCACTGCCCTCGTGGCAGCAGGCTACGCCCTCTACGGCAGCGCCACCATGATGGTGCTCTCCACCGGCCGGGGAGTCAACGGCTTCATGCTCGACCCA GCCATTGGAGAATTTATCCTGGTCGATCGGGATGTGAAGATCAAGAAGCGAGGCAAGATTTACAGCGTGAATGAGGGTTACTCAAAGTACTTTGACCCCGCTGTTACAGAGTACCTGCAGAAGAAGAAGTTCCCTCAG GACGGCACTGAGCCCTACAACGCCCGTTACATTGGCTCCATGGTGGCAGACGTCCACCGAACACTGATGTACGGAGGCATCTTTTTATACCCAGGAAATGCAAAGAACCGTGAAGGAAAG CTGCGGCTGCTGTACGAAGGCAACCCCATGGCCTTCATCATGGAGCAGGCAGGCGGCATGGCCTCCACCGGCTACGAGCGCATTCTGGACATCCAGCCTCAGAGCATCCACGAGCGCTCTCCCGTGGCTATGGGCTCCCCTGACGACGTCCTGGAGTACATCGCCATCTGTAAGAAGCATGCCAAGAAGTGA